One Pseudomonas brassicacearum genomic region harbors:
- a CDS encoding short-chain fatty acid transporter, giving the protein MTTDIEDSRSARFALRCSSFAERWFPDSWVFAALAVLVVALATQLIGATPTAAAMAFGDGFWSLIPFTMQMAFVVIGGYVVASSPPAVKLIDRLARIPKNGRSAVAWVALISMVASLLNWGLSLVFGGLLVRALARRTDLKMDYRAAGAAAYLGLGAVWALGLSSSAAQLQANPASLPPSILSITGVIPFTQTIFLWQSGVMLLALIVISLIIAYATAPGPNSARDAAACGIDPSFSMPALQPRTRPGEWLEHSPLLTIALVLLAAGWLFHEFSTKPAISAISGLNTYNFLFLMLGALLHWRPRSFLDAVARAVPTTTGVLIQFPLYGSIAALLTTVKGSDAQTLAHHISTFFVQIASHDTYALLMGVYSAVLGFFIPSGGGKWIIEAPYVMQVANDLNYHLGWAVQIYNAAEALPNLINPFYMLPLLGVLGLKARDLIGFSFVQLLVHTPLVLALLWALGKTLTYLPPVMP; this is encoded by the coding sequence GTGACCACCGACATCGAAGACAGCCGTTCCGCCCGATTTGCCTTGCGCTGCTCCAGTTTTGCCGAGCGCTGGTTCCCCGACTCCTGGGTGTTTGCCGCGCTGGCGGTGCTGGTGGTGGCGCTGGCGACGCAATTGATCGGCGCCACGCCCACGGCAGCGGCCATGGCGTTCGGCGATGGTTTCTGGAGCCTGATCCCGTTCACCATGCAAATGGCCTTCGTGGTGATCGGCGGTTACGTGGTCGCCAGTTCACCGCCGGCCGTCAAGCTGATTGATCGTCTGGCGCGTATCCCGAAGAACGGCCGCTCAGCAGTGGCCTGGGTGGCGCTGATCTCCATGGTCGCGTCGTTGCTCAACTGGGGCCTGTCGCTGGTGTTTGGCGGTTTGCTGGTACGGGCCCTCGCCCGTCGCACCGACCTGAAGATGGATTATCGCGCCGCCGGTGCCGCGGCTTACCTTGGCCTGGGTGCGGTGTGGGCCCTGGGGTTGTCTTCGTCGGCCGCGCAATTGCAGGCCAACCCGGCCAGCCTGCCGCCATCGATCCTGTCGATCACCGGCGTCATTCCTTTCACCCAAACCATTTTTCTCTGGCAGTCCGGAGTGATGTTGCTGGCGCTGATCGTCATCTCATTGATCATCGCCTACGCCACTGCACCTGGGCCTAACAGCGCCCGGGATGCCGCCGCCTGCGGGATCGATCCCAGTTTCAGCATGCCGGCACTGCAGCCACGTACCCGTCCCGGGGAATGGCTGGAACACAGCCCGCTGCTGACCATCGCCCTGGTGCTGCTGGCCGCCGGCTGGCTGTTCCACGAGTTCTCGACCAAACCGGCAATCAGCGCCATCTCCGGGCTCAATACCTACAACTTCCTGTTCCTGATGCTCGGTGCGTTGCTGCACTGGCGGCCGCGCAGTTTTCTGGATGCCGTGGCCCGTGCGGTGCCGACCACTACGGGCGTCTTGATCCAGTTCCCGCTGTACGGCTCGATCGCTGCGTTGCTGACCACGGTCAAGGGCAGCGACGCCCAGACACTGGCCCACCACATCTCGACCTTTTTCGTACAGATTGCGTCCCATGACACCTACGCCCTGTTGATGGGCGTTTATTCGGCGGTACTGGGCTTCTTCATTCCCTCCGGCGGGGGCAAGTGGATTATTGAAGCGCCCTACGTCATGCAGGTCGCCAACGACCTTAACTATCACCTGGGCTGGGCGGTACAGATCTATAACGCCGCCGAAGCGCTGCCGAACCTCATCAATCCGTTCTACATGCTGCCGTTGCTCGGCGTCCTGGGGCTGAAGGCCAGGGACCTGATCGGTTTCTCCTTCGTACAGTTGCTGGTGCATACGCCACTGGTGCTGGCATTGCTGTGGGCGCTGGGGAAGACATTGACTTATTTGCCGCCAGTGATGCCATAA